Proteins encoded together in one Lactiplantibacillus brownii window:
- a CDS encoding sugar porter family MFS transporter, whose translation MDISGKTTDQKGSHTGFLWLATFIAAMGSLLFGYDTGIVNGSLEFMAQKSQLDLTAFQQGIVSSGLTLGAAFGAIIGGPFADKIGRKKILTILGIIFSIGAIGCAFATNIGILIAFRFILGLAVGSASANVPVYIAEIAPTELRGKMVTTAQVMIVSGQFVAFGVNAALTPLGASNAAIWRWMLGLGTIPGIILWIGMYLIPESPRWLVSQGKMDKALGVLRKIRAAASVDSEMKEIQDKDKADKELNAEQATFKELISKRWVVQILITGAMLGIIQQFAGINSIMYYGGKIIQESGFNPTVAAILNAGNGFLSIVGAVLGMFTIDWLGRRKLEFAGLTICGITLVAAGVIHSTAPNAGWAGITIVVLVYLYIIFFQGTLGPVTWLINSEIFPQRYRGIGTGITIFVLWIGNFIVGLLSPVLLEWNMSNTFYIFAICCVLGIIFVAMRVPETKGVPLEEVEQYFRNKYDK comes from the coding sequence ATGGATATTAGTGGAAAAACAACCGACCAAAAGGGTTCACATACCGGTTTTCTCTGGTTAGCGACGTTTATCGCAGCCATGGGATCACTGCTCTTCGGTTATGATACGGGGATCGTTAACGGTTCACTTGAATTTATGGCGCAAAAGAGTCAGCTTGACTTAACGGCGTTCCAGCAAGGGATCGTTTCCTCTGGGTTAACCTTAGGGGCTGCGTTTGGTGCTATTATTGGGGGACCATTTGCCGATAAGATTGGTCGGAAAAAGATTTTGACCATTCTCGGGATTATCTTTTCAATTGGTGCGATTGGCTGTGCCTTCGCAACCAACATTGGAATTTTAATTGCATTTAGATTTATTTTAGGGCTGGCTGTTGGTTCAGCTTCAGCCAACGTTCCGGTTTACATTGCCGAAATCGCCCCAACGGAATTACGTGGGAAAATGGTGACGACCGCGCAAGTAATGATTGTTTCCGGACAATTCGTTGCTTTCGGTGTTAACGCCGCTTTGACCCCGTTAGGTGCGTCAAACGCTGCTATCTGGCGTTGGATGTTAGGATTAGGGACCATTCCTGGGATTATTCTCTGGATTGGGATGTACTTAATTCCTGAATCACCACGTTGGTTAGTTTCACAAGGTAAAATGGATAAAGCGCTTGGCGTTTTACGTAAGATTCGAGCCGCTGCTAGTGTTGATTCCGAAATGAAGGAAATTCAAGACAAAGATAAGGCTGATAAAGAATTAAACGCTGAACAAGCAACCTTTAAAGAATTGATCAGCAAACGCTGGGTCGTTCAAATCTTGATCACCGGGGCGATGTTGGGGATTATCCAACAATTCGCCGGGATCAACTCCATCATGTATTATGGTGGGAAGATCATCCAAGAATCTGGATTTAATCCGACCGTTGCTGCGATTTTAAACGCTGGTAACGGGTTCTTATCAATCGTCGGGGCCGTTCTTGGGATGTTCACGATCGACTGGTTAGGACGTCGGAAACTTGAATTTGCCGGATTAACAATTTGCGGGATCACGTTAGTTGCTGCTGGTGTTATTCACTCGACGGCGCCAAATGCCGGCTGGGCTGGTATTACGATCGTTGTCTTGGTTTATCTTTACATTATTTTCTTCCAAGGTACTTTAGGACCAGTTACCTGGTTGATCAACTCTGAAATCTTCCCACAACGTTACCGTGGTATCGGGACTGGGATCACGATCTTCGTTTTATGGATCGGTAACTTTATCGTCGGACTCCTTTCACCGGTCTTACTTGAATGGAACATGTCGAATACTTTCTACATCTTCGCAATTTGCTGTGTACTGGGTATTATCTTTGTTGCCATGCGCGTTCCTGAAACTAAGGGTGTTCCGCTTGAAGAAGTTGAACAGTACTTCAGAAATAAGTATGATAAATAA
- a CDS encoding DMT family transporter, protein MQSLLFFLLAALAGLFQPIQSGINSQLKYDLNSTYLSGAISNFIGALLMVGLALTLERNGLQSPTLSGNHLWNWTGGILSALIVSAMIIVPKKISYSTFFALFIFGQLFMSLVIDYFGWFGSDHVPLSPSRIIGMLLLLAGVVLVKK, encoded by the coding sequence ATGCAATCATTACTCTTTTTCCTATTAGCCGCCCTTGCCGGCTTGTTTCAGCCCATCCAAAGTGGGATCAACTCCCAATTAAAGTATGATTTGAATTCAACGTATTTAAGTGGTGCTATCAGTAACTTTATCGGGGCCCTCTTAATGGTGGGGTTGGCGTTGACGTTGGAACGCAACGGCTTACAGTCCCCAACGCTAAGTGGTAACCATCTGTGGAACTGGACGGGTGGGATCCTGAGCGCGTTGATCGTGTCCGCGATGATCATCGTGCCGAAGAAGATCAGCTATTCCACGTTTTTTGCGCTCTTCATTTTCGGTCAACTGTTCATGTCCCTCGTCATCGATTACTTTGGTTGGTTTGGCTCGGATCACGTACCGCTCAGCCCTAGTCGGATCATAGGGATGCTCTTGTTACTGGCCGGAGTGGTCCTCGTTAAAAAATAG
- a CDS encoding IS3 family transposase — protein MLKKTRCLSTKEVKTHELIELVDELRQNFQVSIKLVLKAVRIPRSTYYYAKEHRGRNLDDSQIIQAIDEIRQQDPKYTRKYGYRRITGALHDAYGFKINHKRVLRIMREQDWLCGAFNRQKRKYNSYKGTVGVIAPNRLKRRFKTDRPYQKLVTDVSEFRYGNQSQNERVYLEPVLDLFNGEVLAFNISDHPTVEFALKPLKEALNRIPVLDYRTTVHTDQGFQYQHRHWQNTLKEHHVFQSMSRKATCLDNAAMESFFHIMKVEVMDEHFETKTALIEAMNEWIDFYNHRRIKTKLDGKSPIKYRELTVQKAA, from the coding sequence ATTCTTAAAAAAACTCGATGCCTTAGCACGAAAGAAGTCAAAACACACGAACTCATCGAACTAGTAGACGAGTTAAGGCAGAATTTTCAAGTTTCCATCAAACTAGTTCTTAAGGCTGTTCGTATTCCTCGCAGCACGTATTATTATGCTAAGGAGCATCGTGGTCGTAACTTAGATGATTCACAAATTATTCAGGCAATTGATGAGATTCGTCAACAAGATCCAAAATATACTCGGAAATACGGGTACCGACGAATAACCGGTGCTTTACATGACGCTTATGGCTTTAAAATCAATCATAAGCGGGTCTTACGGATTATGCGGGAACAAGACTGGCTATGTGGCGCCTTTAATCGGCAGAAACGAAAGTATAATTCTTACAAGGGAACTGTTGGCGTCATCGCCCCAAATCGACTTAAGCGACGATTCAAAACAGATCGGCCTTACCAGAAGTTAGTCACCGACGTCAGTGAATTTCGATATGGGAACCAAAGCCAAAATGAACGGGTTTATTTAGAACCAGTCCTCGACCTCTTCAATGGAGAGGTTCTGGCTTTCAATATCAGTGACCACCCGACCGTTGAATTCGCTTTAAAGCCTTTGAAAGAAGCCCTAAATCGAATACCGGTGTTAGATTATCGGACGACTGTCCATACTGACCAAGGGTTTCAGTATCAGCATCGCCACTGGCAAAACACGCTTAAAGAGCACCATGTATTTCAGAGTATGTCGCGTAAAGCCACTTGTCTCGACAACGCCGCCATGGAGTCGTTTTTTCACATTATGAAAGTCGAGGTTATGGATGAACATTTTGAGACCAAAACAGCGCTTATCGAAGCTATGAACGAATGGATAGACTTCTACAATCATCGGCGCATCAAAACAAAACTGGACGGCAAGTCCCCGATAAAATACCGGGAACTTACCGTCCAGAAAGCAGCTTAA
- a CDS encoding helix-turn-helix domain-containing protein — protein MSKFNLELRIKVVTEYLSGKGSPSLAKKYRISNHAIILDWVHRFERRGIEGLKDRSMSQEYSSQFKVDVLNWRKRNQASLPVTALHFDLSSPSTIWQWEKHFQESGIAGLECKRGNPKTMAKHKQNNPKPEKPQTPAAELKQLKQENQMLKIENEFLKKLDALARKKSKHTNSSN, from the coding sequence ATGTCAAAATTTAATTTAGAACTTCGAATAAAGGTCGTTACTGAATACTTATCTGGTAAAGGTTCACCGTCTCTAGCTAAGAAGTATCGCATTAGCAATCATGCAATCATTCTGGATTGGGTTCATCGATTTGAGCGGCGAGGTATTGAAGGTCTAAAAGACCGGTCAATGTCCCAAGAATATTCTAGTCAGTTCAAAGTCGATGTATTAAACTGGAGGAAACGAAATCAAGCTTCGCTTCCAGTGACTGCCTTACACTTTGACTTGTCGTCGCCAAGTACGATTTGGCAGTGGGAAAAACACTTCCAGGAATCTGGAATAGCGGGACTTGAGTGCAAACGAGGGAATCCTAAGACCATGGCCAAACACAAGCAGAACAACCCCAAACCTGAAAAACCACAGACTCCAGCCGCAGAATTGAAGCAGCTAAAACAAGAGAATCAAATGTTAAAAATAGAAAATGAATTCTTAAAAAAACTCGATGCCTTAGCACGAAAGAAGTCAAAACACACGAACTCATCGAACTAG
- a CDS encoding DUF5388 domain-containing protein, with protein sequence MGGLLKHGNDDQVKSPDKKVNVNVSSISRKQAGFGEDSVEKIPTFDVNMRVDNHTRNAVLALSKATADKRSASEMVALMIESYLESLTPQTRDTYDELVSMMETKDKLDYKLKSK encoded by the coding sequence ATGGGGGGACTTTTGAAACACGGTAATGATGATCAGGTAAAAAGTCCTGATAAGAAGGTAAACGTAAATGTATCATCAATTTCTAGAAAGCAAGCAGGTTTTGGCGAAGATAGTGTGGAAAAAATTCCTACCTTCGATGTAAACATGCGAGTTGATAATCATACCAGAAACGCCGTTTTGGCTTTGTCTAAAGCAACAGCTGATAAGCGTTCAGCTAGTGAAATGGTTGCTTTGATGATTGAAAGTTATCTTGAATCACTAACTCCCCAAACACGTGATACTTACGATGAATTGGTATCGATGATGGAAACAAAGGATAAGCTTGACTATAAACTAAAAAGTAAATAA
- a CDS encoding ParA family protein: MIISCANEKGGTGKTSTTALISWELSNMGYKVLMVDCDPQANLTDLMIKTKSHENSNITIDPSLFALLINGKDLNDGIINIKNGLDLIPAAADMNLFSRWVDKQDIDEKAKVSYLKNSLSNISSKFDFVFLDVSPTMSLTNDNVFMCCDWIIVMLQTQQRALLGAKSFLSYLQTNLIDEFGAKVDVAGILPVLTKGQSIIDNAVLKQAVEEFGEDNIFENVITAMERVKRYDLTGITESSRSVWDKATHSTYTAVATELISRLEAE; this comes from the coding sequence ATGATAATTAGTTGCGCCAATGAAAAGGGTGGTACTGGTAAAACATCTACTACAGCCTTAATCAGTTGGGAATTATCAAATATGGGATATAAAGTGCTTATGGTAGATTGTGACCCTCAAGCAAACCTAACTGATTTAATGATAAAAACAAAAAGTCACGAAAATTCCAACATCACAATTGATCCATCTCTTTTCGCATTACTAATTAACGGAAAAGACTTAAATGACGGCATCATTAACATTAAGAACGGTCTTGACTTAATACCAGCTGCTGCTGATATGAACTTATTCAGTCGGTGGGTTGATAAACAAGACATTGATGAAAAAGCTAAAGTCAGCTATCTTAAAAACTCTTTGTCAAATATATCTAGCAAATTCGACTTTGTGTTTCTTGATGTAAGCCCTACAATGAGTTTAACAAACGATAACGTTTTTATGTGCTGCGACTGGATCATTGTTATGCTACAAACTCAGCAAAGAGCATTGCTGGGAGCAAAAAGTTTCTTAAGCTATTTACAAACGAATTTAATTGACGAATTTGGAGCAAAAGTAGATGTAGCAGGTATTCTTCCAGTTCTTACAAAAGGGCAATCAATTATTGACAATGCCGTTCTTAAACAGGCCGTAGAAGAATTTGGGGAAGACAACATATTTGAAAATGTCATTACTGCTATGGAAAGAGTAAAGAGATACGACCTTACTGGAATCACTGAAAGCAGTCGTTCTGTTTGGGATAAAGCTACTCACAGCACATATACGGCTGTTGCTACTGAATTAATATCTAGATTGGAGGCAGAATAA
- a CDS encoding type II toxin-antitoxin system RelB/DinJ family antitoxin — protein sequence MAVKEKKRVQVKIDKDLADDTEAVLSELGLNPTTAINMFYKRIVANGALPFNVSLSEEERANLRFLKATEGTPVTEFKDAKEVADWLNDPDED from the coding sequence ATGGCAGTTAAGGAAAAGAAACGGGTCCAAGTCAAGATTGATAAAGATTTGGCCGATGATACCGAAGCAGTTTTAAGCGAATTGGGCTTAAATCCAACCACGGCCATTAACATGTTTTACAAGCGGATTGTTGCTAATGGTGCTTTACCTTTTAATGTGTCTTTAAGCGAAGAAGAAAGAGCTAATTTACGCTTTTTAAAGGCGACCGAAGGGACACCAGTCACCGAGTTCAAAGACGCTAAAGAGGTCGCTGATTGGCTCAACGATCCAGATGAGGACTAA
- the mobQ gene encoding MobQ family relaxase gives MAIFHMSFQNISAGKMRSAVASAAYRSGEKLFDDKEGRHYFYARSVMPESFILTPKNAPEWASDREQLWNEVEKKDRKSNSRYAKEFNVALPVELSESEQKELLTKYVQENFVDEGMVADVAIHRDHPDNPHAHVMLTNRPFNPDGTWGQKTKTEYILDSHGNKTKTPAGNVRNRKIWLVDWDKKEKITEWRHNWALSVNQVLEQKNIPDRISEKSFENQGIDEVPTQHEGINSKRHERKEFNQQVKDYRKAKASYKNNQEKAINRGHLDSLSKHFSFNEKRVVKELSHELKTYISLENLDDKRRMLFNWKNSTLIKHAVGEDVTKQLLTINQQESSLKKADELLNKVVDRTTKKLYPELNFEQTTQAERRELIKETNSEQTVFKGSELNERLMNIRDDLLTQQLLTFTKRPYVGWKLLMQQEKEVKIELKYTLMIHDDNLESLEHVDQGLLEKYSPIEQQKITRAVKDLRTIMAVKQVIQTQYHEVLKRAFPKGDLDGLPLTKQEQAYTAVMYYDPTLKPLKVETMEQWQSNPPQVFSTQEHQLGLAYLSGQLSLDQLENHHLQRVLKHDGTKQLFFGECKVDPTIKNSQIEKIQKQLKGQQAKDDQYRKANIGHYQPLNYKPVSPDYYLKTAFSNAIMTALYARDEDYERQKQAQGLKETEWEMTKKQRQHQTRNRHEDGGMHL, from the coding sequence ATGGCAATTTTTCATATGAGTTTTCAAAATATAAGCGCAGGAAAAATGCGTAGTGCGGTTGCCAGTGCCGCTTATCGAAGTGGTGAAAAGCTATTTGATGATAAGGAAGGTCGCCACTATTTTTATGCCCGCTCGGTTATGCCAGAAAGCTTTATTTTGACGCCAAAAAATGCACCAGAATGGGCCAGTGATCGAGAGCAGTTGTGGAATGAAGTTGAAAAGAAAGATCGTAAATCAAACTCACGGTATGCAAAAGAGTTTAACGTGGCTTTACCGGTAGAATTAAGTGAATCCGAACAGAAAGAATTACTGACAAAATATGTGCAAGAAAATTTTGTTGATGAGGGCATGGTAGCCGACGTGGCAATTCATCGCGACCACCCAGATAATCCGCACGCTCATGTGATGTTAACCAATCGCCCATTTAACCCCGATGGTACTTGGGGACAGAAAACAAAAACCGAATACATTTTAGATAGTCATGGTAATAAAACTAAGACCCCTGCAGGGAATGTAAGAAACCGAAAAATTTGGTTGGTTGATTGGGATAAAAAAGAAAAAATAACTGAATGGCGGCACAATTGGGCGTTGAGTGTTAATCAAGTTTTAGAGCAAAAAAATATTCCCGATCGGATCAGCGAAAAATCCTTTGAAAATCAAGGAATAGATGAAGTTCCAACTCAACATGAGGGAATCAATAGTAAGCGGCATGAAAGAAAAGAATTTAATCAACAAGTTAAGGACTATCGCAAGGCCAAAGCCAGTTATAAAAATAACCAAGAAAAAGCAATCAATAGAGGTCATTTAGATAGCCTAAGTAAACACTTCTCGTTTAATGAAAAACGGGTAGTTAAAGAGCTAAGCCATGAACTGAAAACTTATATCAGTTTGGAGAACTTAGATGATAAGCGGCGCATGCTATTTAATTGGAAAAACAGTACCTTAATTAAACATGCGGTTGGTGAAGATGTGACTAAACAATTATTGACAATTAACCAACAAGAAAGCTCACTCAAAAAAGCAGATGAACTCTTAAATAAAGTGGTTGATCGCACGACTAAAAAACTTTATCCAGAGCTTAATTTTGAACAGACCACGCAAGCTGAAAGACGAGAATTAATTAAGGAAACCAATAGCGAACAAACAGTTTTCAAGGGTAGTGAATTAAACGAACGTTTAATGAACATTCGTGATGATTTGTTGACACAACAATTATTGACCTTTACCAAACGGCCATACGTTGGCTGGAAGTTATTAATGCAACAGGAAAAGGAAGTCAAAATCGAACTGAAATATACGCTGATGATTCATGACGATAACTTAGAAAGTCTAGAACACGTCGATCAAGGGTTACTAGAGAAATATTCACCAATCGAACAGCAAAAGATTACTCGCGCAGTCAAAGATTTGCGAACAATCATGGCTGTTAAGCAAGTTATTCAAACGCAATACCATGAAGTATTGAAAAGGGCCTTTCCCAAAGGCGATTTAGATGGATTGCCATTGACTAAACAGGAACAGGCTTATACAGCCGTGATGTACTATGATCCAACTTTAAAGCCATTAAAAGTCGAAACAATGGAACAATGGCAATCAAATCCACCACAGGTTTTCAGTACCCAAGAACATCAATTAGGGTTAGCTTATTTGTCGGGACAGCTTAGCTTAGATCAGTTAGAAAATCATCACTTACAACGGGTTTTAAAGCATGATGGCACTAAACAACTCTTTTTTGGCGAATGCAAAGTCGATCCGACGATTAAGAACAGTCAGATCGAGAAAATTCAAAAACAGTTAAAAGGGCAACAAGCCAAGGACGACCAGTACAGAAAAGCAAATATCGGACATTATCAACCACTGAACTACAAGCCAGTTAGTCCAGACTATTACTTAAAGACGGCCTTTAGTAACGCAATCATGACCGCCTTATATGCCCGTGATGAAGATTACGAACGGCAAAAACAGGCGCAAGGTTTAAAGGAGACTGAGTGGGAAATGACGAAAAAGCAACGGCAACACCAAACCCGGAACCGGCATGAAGATGGGGGTATGCACTTGTAA
- a CDS encoding HD domain-containing protein produces MSLDDIKSFSKENMAFDPTGHDFLHAQRVAKLAQKIYTEDFKKDETDIGLYVVKAASYLHDTIDEKVTADKKNRLREVRIILSHENIATPAREDILDIIQHMSYSDNIEHHYQLSNEGKCVQDADRLDALGAIGIARAFAYGGHAGQEIYDPKISVKEIKTHDDYRHHKSTTINHFYEKLLKLASSMNTRTGKQEASRRTKYMRDFLSEFQMETGVKDET; encoded by the coding sequence ATGAGTTTAGATGATATAAAATCATTTTCTAAAGAAAATATGGCCTTTGATCCAACTGGGCATGATTTTCTTCATGCCCAAAGAGTGGCTAAGTTAGCTCAGAAAATATATACAGAAGATTTTAAAAAAGATGAAACTGATATTGGTCTGTATGTTGTGAAAGCAGCTAGCTATTTGCATGACACCATAGACGAAAAAGTCACTGCAGATAAAAAGAATAGACTGAGAGAAGTACGAATTATACTTAGCCATGAGAATATTGCAACTCCGGCTAGAGAAGACATTTTAGATATTATCCAACATATGTCATATTCTGACAACATTGAACACCATTACCAGCTTTCTAACGAAGGTAAATGTGTTCAGGACGCTGATAGACTTGATGCACTAGGTGCAATCGGCATAGCACGTGCATTTGCTTACGGCGGGCACGCTGGACAGGAAATATACGATCCCAAAATATCAGTGAAGGAAATCAAAACACACGATGATTATCGCCATCACAAAAGTACAACCATCAATCACTTTTATGAAAAGCTACTGAAATTAGCAAGTTCAATGAATACCAGAACGGGAAAGCAAGAAGCCAGTCGTCGAACAAAGTATATGCGTGATTTCTTATCTGAATTCCAAATGGAAACAGGTGTAAAAGATGAGACATAA
- a CDS encoding MFS transporter yields the protein MVQEKHNKLLSAIISIGLLSFLGIVVETALNITFPQLTTYFSIPISQVQWLTTGYMLVSTSLIPLGSFFLRRFRVVTLFRVSCLSFLVGTLIASFSNSFNLVLLGRLCQGIADGIALPLMFAVILDQVPKKKVGTFMGLGSLVIAFAPAVGPIYGGIIQDTFNWHFLFIILIPIIMVTWLLGELSIEQSSPVHYVPFDVRGGIFLAIFLTTTLMFIVNLTANSSSFKLYLFLLGTAFFSGLLFLLNEKHKSHKLLELSLFKNKRFLQLLSAFFLLQFSSLSMSYLIPNVLQILFAQSPGLVGFLIAPAAVIDAVLSVVAGIIYDKTAPRLPIISGCIIIGLTFLGANLFTPSIGGLVLIYMLFMVGLSFSYSNIMTYSLSQLPAGLVNDGNSIYMTVQAYSGAVGIAISSSIVSLLQKQQGSVISGTKWGLAINFLILFFVAVFTISLCLIALRNKVIKGDKE from the coding sequence TTGGTTCAAGAGAAACACAACAAACTATTGAGCGCAATAATTTCGATTGGTCTTTTAAGCTTTTTAGGAATAGTGGTTGAAACAGCGTTAAACATAACCTTCCCACAATTAACAACGTATTTTTCTATACCTATCAGTCAAGTTCAATGGTTGACTACTGGATATATGCTAGTCTCAACTAGTTTGATTCCATTGGGTTCATTCTTTTTAAGACGGTTTCGTGTGGTAACTTTATTTAGAGTTTCGTGCTTAAGCTTTTTAGTCGGTACGTTGATTGCAAGCTTTTCCAACAGCTTTAATTTAGTTTTGCTAGGCCGCTTATGTCAAGGCATTGCTGATGGAATCGCGTTACCGTTGATGTTTGCTGTCATACTAGATCAAGTGCCAAAGAAAAAAGTTGGCACTTTTATGGGGCTAGGTAGCTTAGTTATTGCCTTTGCACCAGCAGTGGGTCCCATATATGGTGGCATAATTCAGGACACATTCAATTGGCATTTTCTATTTATAATTTTAATACCAATTATTATGGTTACCTGGCTGCTTGGTGAGCTTAGCATTGAACAAAGTTCACCGGTTCATTACGTTCCCTTTGATGTCCGTGGGGGCATTTTCTTGGCCATTTTTTTGACAACGACGTTGATGTTTATTGTTAACTTGACTGCTAACAGTAGCTCTTTTAAATTGTATTTATTTTTACTAGGAACAGCTTTTTTTAGTGGCTTACTTTTCCTTCTTAATGAGAAGCATAAGAGCCATAAATTGTTGGAATTAAGTCTCTTTAAAAACAAACGCTTTTTGCAGTTGTTAAGTGCTTTTTTTCTATTGCAATTCAGTTCTTTGAGTATGTCATACTTAATCCCTAATGTGCTACAAATACTTTTTGCCCAGTCACCTGGTTTGGTAGGTTTTCTAATTGCTCCTGCCGCTGTGATTGATGCAGTGCTATCGGTGGTTGCTGGTATTATTTACGATAAAACTGCACCCCGCTTACCCATTATAAGTGGCTGTATAATCATTGGACTGACCTTTTTGGGCGCCAACCTATTTACACCAAGTATTGGCGGGCTGGTTTTAATATATATGCTTTTTATGGTGGGATTGAGCTTTAGCTACAGTAACATCATGACCTATAGTTTGTCTCAATTACCTGCTGGGTTAGTAAATGATGGTAATTCGATTTATATGACGGTTCAAGCTTATTCAGGAGCAGTTGGAATTGCAATATCGTCCTCTATTGTTTCTTTATTGCAGAAACAACAAGGGAGTGTAATTTCAGGGACAAAATGGGGGTTAGCAATCAATTTCTTGATTTTGTTTTTTGTTGCCGTATTCACAATTTCTCTATGCTTGATAGCTTTACGAAATAAAGTAATTAAAGGAGATAAAGAGTAA
- a CDS encoding IS3 family transposase: MLKKIRSLSSEKISTKEISKIATELRQIFQVSIKLILKVIKIPRSTYYYTRNHEGRKFNDDQVIQAIDEIRQQDLKYTKKYGYRRITSALHDLGFQINHKRVLRIMQEHAWICHAFNRQTRKYNSYKGLVGRIAPNRLKRRFKTDRPYQKLVADVSEFRYGSMGTNERVYLEPVLDLFSGEILAFNISEHPTVEFAIKPLKEALEGLPALNYRTTVHTDQGFQYQHRQWRTLLKEHHAFQSMSRKATCLDNAVMESFFHIMKAEMMDEHFEDKTSLIQAMKDWIDFYNNRRIKTKLNGKPPVKYRELAVQKAA, from the coding sequence ATACTTAAAAAAATTAGAAGCCTTAGCTCGGAAAAAATCAGCACAAAGGAAATCTCGAAAATAGCGACTGAGTTGAGGCAAATATTCCAAGTATCAATTAAATTGATTCTCAAAGTAATTAAAATACCGCGTAGCACGTATTACTACACTCGAAATCATGAAGGTCGAAAATTCAATGACGATCAAGTTATTCAAGCAATTGATGAAATTCGACAACAAGATTTAAAATACACAAAGAAGTACGGGTACCGTCGAATTACAAGTGCTCTGCATGATTTAGGATTTCAGATAAATCACAAGCGGGTTTTACGTATTATGCAAGAACATGCCTGGATATGTCATGCCTTTAATCGCCAAACTCGTAAATATAACTCGTATAAAGGATTAGTTGGTAGGATTGCCCCTAATCGGTTAAAGCGTCGCTTTAAGACCGACAGACCCTATCAAAAACTTGTAGCAGACGTCAGTGAATTTCGATATGGATCTATGGGAACAAATGAACGCGTTTATTTGGAACCGGTACTAGATTTATTCTCTGGAGAAATTTTAGCATTTAATATAAGTGAACATCCAACAGTTGAATTCGCCATTAAACCGCTCAAAGAAGCTTTAGAAGGACTTCCGGCACTAAATTATCGGACAACAGTTCATACTGACCAAGGCTTTCAGTATCAACATCGCCAATGGCGAACGCTCTTGAAAGAACATCATGCATTCCAAAGTATGTCTCGTAAAGCGACTTGCCTTGATAATGCAGTAATGGAGTCATTCTTTCATATTATGAAAGCAGAAATGATGGATGAACATTTTGAAGATAAAACTAGCCTAATTCAAGCAATGAAAGATTGGATAGACTTCTATAACAACCGTCGTATCAAAACAAAATTAAACGGCAAGCCCCCGGTAAAATACCGAGAACTCGCCGTTCAAAAAGCAGCTTAA
- a CDS encoding helix-turn-helix domain-containing protein: MSKFNFDFKVKIVTEYLSGQAAYSLARKYGIGSKATVSIWIQRFERFGIKGLQPKAMDLEYTSQFKVDVLNWRKQNQASLPVTALHFNLSSPSTIWQWEKRFETLGIKGLERKRGNSKNMAKHKNENAKPVVQKDNSTTKDTLKQLQKENQMLKIENEYLKKLEALARKKSAQRKSRK, encoded by the coding sequence ATGAGTAAATTTAATTTCGATTTTAAAGTTAAGATTGTCACCGAGTATTTAAGTGGTCAGGCAGCTTATTCACTAGCGAGAAAGTATGGGATTGGCAGCAAGGCTACCGTTTCAATTTGGATTCAGCGATTTGAAAGATTTGGTATTAAAGGACTTCAGCCAAAAGCCATGGACTTAGAATACACTAGTCAGTTTAAAGTTGATGTATTAAACTGGAGGAAACAAAATCAGGCCTCACTTCCAGTAACCGCCTTACACTTTAATTTATCCTCGCCAAGTACAATTTGGCAATGGGAAAAGCGATTTGAGACATTAGGGATAAAAGGGCTTGAGCGAAAGCGAGGCAACTCGAAAAATATGGCAAAACACAAGAATGAGAACGCTAAACCAGTTGTCCAAAAGGACAACTCAACAACAAAAGATACTTTAAAGCAACTCCAAAAAGAGAATCAAATGTTGAAGATTGAGAATGAATACTTAAAAAAATTAGAAGCCTTAGCTCGGAAAAAATCAGCACAAAGGAAATCTCGAAAATAG
- a CDS encoding putative holin-like toxin, which translates to MLAFGTFIVALIALIVELIKSQQKNNPS; encoded by the coding sequence ATGCTAGCTTTCGGTACATTTATCGTGGCCTTGATTGCATTAATTGTTGAGCTGATCAAAAGTCAGCAAAAAAATAATCCGTCTTAG